GTAATAAAACTCTTACTGTACTACATGCAGTTGCATTTGGGCCTCAAAGAGTGGCTGTTCCAGACTCACATGTCTTCAAATAAAACACCTGTTAACAGAAAGAGCCGCTTGGGTGTGCACTTCTTCAGTGATGCTTTATTAAATAATCCCATGAAGTACTGCAGTATTTTAATAGTTGACATGGATTTCTATCGCTTAATGCTTCACTCCAGGAAGGTGAACGGGGATGCAGAGATGAGCTCCTGGGAAGTCTGCATGGTTTCTATGGCAGAAAGTAGAAAAAAACGAAGGTACCGATGTTCTCAAGTGTTGAGGAGGCCCATGTTTGTTAAGTCTAATTATTGATAGCAGAAACAAATTTGAAAAGAGGCATTTCTAGTGTGTCTTTTATGACCAATTAATTGACCGTAATCTCCACTGGATAGGTGGGAAGCATCAAGCTGTAGGGATGCTTTTAAGGTAACAGCAGTTATAGGGGGGTGGTTCTGTTTGTTAAAATGCTCCAAAAACAAGTTCTctaactttttattttgtttggttcTGTGCCAGTGCAGATCCTAGCTAATCTGTTCAGCTTCTGGCATTCCTTGGTGCCCTTATCCCCGTGTTGCATAACTTAATTGCATGACTTAAAGCTGCTTTTCTTTTAATGAACAAGACGGTCTCGGATGTCCAGCAGCCCCACGTCTCCCCGCAGCTCTGATGagctgcttgaattgcactgcGAAGCCCCGTGTGCAGGAGCATGAATTGGCTCCTTGTTCACGGTCTTGGGAAGGGCTGAAGAGGATGATTGAAGCATGCCCATGGGTTTAATTGTTGCGCACGTCTCTGAAGGAATTTCAGAGGTGCGGAGGGGTTTGCACAGAAGGCATGCTGGCTGTGGAGCAGTTTCAGGTGTCCCTCATGTGTCCCTCTCCCAGTAACTGCAGTGGACCTCCAGTGAGTGGGCATGTAGGATAGAACAACAGGAACTGCTGTCTAGCTGGGTTTATATCTCCCTTAAACCCCCCTTGTGCCCCTTAAGAACAAGGAAAGGTTTTAACTTTGTCTAATTAGGCAACTAATGAGTTCATTTAGGTAATTAAGGGCTCTAGTGGGAAGAAAAACTTTCTGATCCTCCAGGAGTGGGGTTGTGTCCACCCATGTATAGAGAAAGCATTCAGGGGCAAAGctggtgtgattttttttcctttacgtGACTGGTTTCCTGCACATCGGAGGCCTAATGTTAACCCTTTTGCTCAAGATCTGATCCAACAGTGACCTCAGGAGAAGTGTGCGGGCTCCAGGGTACTTCCTGCTTACCATGGCGAAGAGGGTCTTGGAATTGCTTTACTGGATGGGTTTTAAAAGCTATGTGTATTGGAATACTTAATAAAAACCTGCACCTGACTGTGAAACACAGCTCTTGGTCTAGTcactgggcacacacagacattggACTGTTTCACAAGAAACTTTATTGGTTATGTGACATGTAAAGAATCTATATTAGTAGAACATACTAATAACCTTAAATTGTTAAATAATTGCTTTGGAGTCACTAATGTCACCTGGTGGTGTCATCCGTGTGGTTTTTCTGCAGGTGCCGGAAAGCAACTGTAGAGGGAAAAAAAGCCACTTactgctgttcttttttttaaaaagttaaaaaaaataaattactaaaaataaaaatacattaaagccTCTGTGCTTAAAAAAATCTAGTTTCAGCAATAAAATATATTCAAGTCTCATTTTAGAACAGacaaataaaaagtttaaaaagagcCGTTTCCGCTCAGGCGGGTCCACGCTGGTGGCCTGGCCCTGGCAGTACAAGAGTGGCCAAGCTGGTGTGGTCAGAGACCGCTGCAGCGCTGGGGGCCGGGTACTGGACCCCCCTGGAGCTGGCGTCTCGGCCCCTGGGGCAGATATTTTGCTACACAACCACTTGCGGAGAATGTAAACCTGCTGGGCTTTTTCCTCCTCCCCCCCACCACACACCCATGGCTTAACATGTCAAGAACGTTTTAAGAAAGCTCTTCTGCTTTTTCTCAGGCAGCGTTGCGCAGCAGGCAGTTTGGGTCACCCCTCCTTTCCTGCCAGGACAGGGGCAGAGAGCTGCAAGGGCAGAGCAGTGCACCCACTCATCTTCCCCGGttggaagcagcagcagcagaggcaGCGGGGGGGTCAGGACAGTTTTATAAAGTGGCGGTGGCCGCTGCCGGGGTCCTGGGAATTTCCCTGGGGGGGTGTCAACTCCAGACTCTCCCCCCCCATGTTCAGTGCCTGTGAGCTTTCGAACCCCTGTCCTGCTGCCTCTTTAAGCGCCTTAACCAACTCGATCAACTGCTGACCTCTGCACGGGTCTGGGGTTTGGGATGACAGTGTAGAGCAGCACGCTGGCCTCCGgcctggaaggttgcaggttcgaaTGCTAGCTGAGGACACGGCTGCGGTGCCCCTCAGCAAAGTACATTGATTGCAAACCTCCTTCTATAAATAGGTACCAGCTTTGGATTGTATGAATGTTATTGCAAGTTGCTTTGGACAAAAGCATCGTCCAAATAAACGAATAAAGCAGCACCTTTCCAACAGTCCTGGGCCTCAGGACGTTCTGAGCTTCTGCCGCTCCGCGTGGCGAAGTCTTTGGTCAGCGAGCGAACGCTGCACTCCGGCCAATCAGACCCGGCCGTGCTGGACTTGACGACGCTCTCGGACACACCTGAATACTGTTGTACCTGCATGAGAAGCAGCGCGTAaaaggggggagaaaaaaatccTCTTTCCCCGAATTAATTATGCCAAGAAGACCCAGCTCGCAGGACAGCAAATCCTGCCaggtttttcttctttgtagATTCTGAACACTCAGCCTGCAGCGTGACTGTGAGACCGTTTCATCTCCTCTCGTCACACCTCTATGCCAGAGCCCCCCCATCCCTCCTAGTACAGCGGTCAGCGGCCTGAATTTCCCTGGAACTCTGCCCGGCCCTGCCACACTTGCTCAGCGTTCACGCAGGTATGTCTCCGCAAACTGCTGCACTGAGTCCAACCCATCTCCTGTCCTTCCCTGTTTTAGGTTGATTAATTGTTGCTAAAGGTGCAATTGCTTTGACCTGCACGTTGGTCTTCAATACGCAAGGCTGGAGGCTGCTCTGTGGTTTCCACAAGAGTGCAATTGGAGTCTGACTGCAGTCTGCACTGGCTGCCGGCGCCCAGCAGGAGATTGCTCTTCCTGTGGTGACCACAGATGGGCAGGCGCTTGAATAACAACGCACGTACTTGATCTGTTTATGCCAATCAGCTACTCCCCTTGCACTTTTGAAGACTAAATCCTAATTCTGCAACTGCCCAGACCGTTTCGATGTAAAACCAGCTTTTCCTGAAGGAGGCAGCCGTGCCCTTGCAGTGACTGAACCAGCTAGTGAAAACATCAGTAGTTAAATAGGACAGGCGTCAAGTGGAGATAAATGCTGAGTTTGTTGCCTTCCGAGTGGCGTGTGTTGAAGGACAGTTTACTTCAGCTCTGCCCCGCCAAGCTGGTCAGAGAGCCAGCAGGTAGTCTGATCTCTGCTCTTCACTCTTAGTGTGCTGGCACCACATTTTTAGGCAGTGGAGAAGGTTGTTTTTCCGATGCATCACTACAATCACTCGAAACAGCCACGCAAATAACAAAGACCGCAAttagggcaaaaaaaaaagcaacagccACTTTCCATTGAACTCCTGTGCCCGAATATCACTTTTTGGACACTTGAGTTTTGGGCTTGGCTTATGCGGTTTTtagggttgttgttttttttagttccaGGGAAAACAAATGCCACCACCTGCTCTAATCCTGTTCTCCTTTGCTCAACACAGTCTCCTTTATCATTCTGTTCCCTTATCCCTCTCTCTGTTCCATCTTCAACGTGACAGTTACGTTCCACAAATGTGCCTTTTTCGCGTCAGGAGTGCGCAGAAAGAAAAAGTGTCCAACATTTCTCAGCAAGACCGACTAAGTCATGACCAAGTAATGCAGCTGTGCATGCCAGACCAGCAGCTGCGATAGCGATCGCATTTCACATTGGAGTGCAGAAGCTCCCCCCACTCACCATGTTTCTGCTAAACAAGGTGTTAAAATACAAGAGAAACCCTGCATCACCCTAAAGTGCaaagcactacagtatattctgctaTGTATACACAGGCCCAGATACAGGACACTTCATAAGCCTAAGGTTAGTAATTCAAACTACGGAATCTACAAGACTAGCAAAACAGACTAGATCAGGGAGGTCCACAGTCCAGCTCgttatcttcatttctttagatcAGAAGCCATAGGAACAGTAATTAGTTCTATGGGGGTATTAGAAGCCAAGCTGCTATGAAAACTCACTGGACTGTGCACCATCAGGACTGGACTCGGGCACCCCTGGACTGACTACAGCCCAGCTTCATGCTGCTGACGTGGCCCTGAGCTTtcgtttttttccttttcaaaagcTGCTGTGCAGTACACTCTTGAGGGAGCTACAAAAAGACATGCAAGCACAGACTTCAACACATGCTATACTAGTACCTCAGCTCTGCTACCTACCATTGGTTAAGAATATCCTTCCAAATTGACACTCCAAGCCTgatcctggagagccccagtccaggtTTTCGAAGCCACTATTGCAACACCAGGTTCGGTCAAACTCCATTCCTGGAGGGTCTGGTTGTCTCCAGGTTACAAACTTGGTCTTATTAATTAATTGCATAATTCTAAGATTGCCTTGGgtgattaattgtttaattgactccTGGCTTTGGAACGAAACCCAGAAGGCACCAGGCCCTGCTGGACCTGGAACCCTACAGTCTAAAGCCTTGTCGTCAATTAAACAGCCGAGGACCTCTAACCTGAACAAATTATTTCATCAATAACTTCCAGGTTTTCCCAAACTTTAGAAATTGGTAACCTACAATACGGACTGGGGTTCTCTGGGAGCGGGGTCGGACACCTTGGATCTAGCTGGAATCGGGCTGAATCACTGGATTTCAGGAGAAACATTTAACCTCCGTGTAGGTTGAAATCGAACTGGCTTTTGCACATTTCTGATTGCCTTTGTCCTGTGGTAATAATAAATATCTACATATACATGGCTGTTCATTAGTACAAGACAGCCAAGCGTAAAGTTTCAGGAAATCACATTTGTTACATCACTGTTCAGAATGTCAACGCACAGTTGTTGTCTCTTTATAATACAGTGCTTGCCTATTCTCGTTTAACATTCGCAAACCACACATTTCTCAGAAAGTCTCCTCTTCCCTgcgaggttttttttttatcaaattgGAAGTTGTTGAAAATAGCCCAAAGTCTTAATTTTGTCCCCGGTggtttaaaaacagctcccactCCTAGATGCAACAGAAGTGGTGACCAATAGCTGCATCTGGAAAGCTTTATGGCTATAGAGAGGACTGAGGGCCCAGGTGCTCCCTGAAGAGAAAAGGGCTTGTTTGTCCTCGGTAGAAACGTGTGCAGGACAGGCGGATCCTGATCAGCCGTTGTGGCTGAAACGCGACACGAGCTCGCGCGGGGCGGCCATCGTCCCGCGGAGAAGCGCCGCGGGGGAAACGTCTCGAAAAGACTTGGAGGAAACAAGCTGCCCCggaagagagaggaaaaaaactaagaaaaagcTTTTTGAGATTTGTTTTGACAAAAAATGAACATATAACAGGAAAATAATCCAAACTGGTGGATTTCTGGCTCTCGTCTGCGTTCTGGGGAGCACAACTGGAACGGCCCCGGAGAGACGCATGTCTGCCCACCAGGCCCCGGGCCCCCAGCTCCACCAGGCCCCGGGCCCCCAGCACGAAAGCGGGCCCTGCCTGGCGGCGTGGCGGCTCACAGCGCCTGGCCGGCGCGGTTCTCACTCAGGTCCTCTTTGGTCTTCTGGATGCAGCTGAAGATCTCCTGAAACAAGGCCTTGTACTCGGGCTGCTGGCCGTCGGGCGAGGCCAGCGGCTCGTCGGCGCCGGGCGAGGGCAGGGGCAGGGCGCCCCGCGAGGGCCGGCGGGCCGTCTGCACGGCCTTGTGGCTGAGCCCGTCCTCGCCCAGCTGGCAGCGGCGCAGCAGCTCCTCGTACTTGACCTGCAGGGCGCTGTACTGCGCGTCCACCTCGTTCAGGAGGGAGATGCCCCGCTGCTTGACCGCCTCCGAGCGGCGCGCGCAGGTACGCTCGTGGCCCCTGCGGATCTCCTCCGCGCTGCTGCAGCGCTTCAGCGGGCGCCTCTCCGGGGCTGGGCCCTCCGcccgctcctcctcctcctcctcctccgccagCGGCTCGGGGAAGAAGGCCGCCTCGGGCAGCAGCCTCTCCACGCGGCTCAGGAAGGCGGCGTCGGCGCGGCCGGCCTGCCGCAGCTCGTCCACGTCGGCCTCCAGCTCGCGCACGCGGCCGCGGCAGGCCTCCAGCTCGCCCAGCCGCTGCTCCAGCTCGCCGTTCTCCCGCGCGATCAGCGCCGCCTCCTGCTCCGCCGCCCGGCGCCGCCCGCGCTCCGCCCCCAGCTGGGCCCGCAGGGCCGCCACCGCGCGCCGCAGGCCGCCGTTCTCCTCCTCGGCCGCGCTGCGCTCGCTGCAGCCCGACACGATCCTCTCCGCGAACACGTGGTCGTACACGAAGTACCTGCGCGGGCAGAGGGGAAGAGCGGTCAGAGAGGCCAGAGACAGCGGCTCCTGGGCGTGATGACCTGCCGGCCGGCCAGCCTGGTGAGTATTCACGCCAAGTCCACGGACTCAAAAGCCCTGGAAACTCACAGGCCCAGATCTTTGCAATCACCCCCCGGATTTCACCAGCAGCCGGTGCGCTCGGTCAGCGCGTGGCTGCTCCGAGCCAAGATGAGCCCTAGGCTGaaggaaaggaaaacaaagcCCAGGTGCACTCAGCCCAGCCCTGGTGTGTCTTTGTCTGGCTGCGGTGAAAAGGCCACAGGGGATTCTGCCGCGAGACTGTGAATGACTGTCCAGAGGAGATCAGACAGTCTGGGCTCACGTGCGCTCAGACCTCTGAGTCAGCTAGCAGGCGCTCAGACAGTGGCGGGGGTCAGCGCCGTGTTTAGGGTGTTAAGGGTGGCTGTACAGGGATCCTTTAGAACCAGTCTGTCGGCCGGGGCAATCTCCGGCCACTGCTCTCCTACCACCTTcgcttgaacttgaactttagcGCAGCCTCTAGCTCCGCGTTTCATCCTTCATGCGCGCGGGACTTCACTTGGCTAAATTACCCCCGTCTGCCAGCCTTTCATTATTAGGGATTTCAGGAGCCAAGCCCTCATTATTAAAGCCACTGACTGGGACTGGGGCTGTGCTGTAACAGCCTGCGTGCCACGGGACTGCTCTGCTGTGTGGTTTGCCAGAGCAGCTCTGCGTTGCCCCCCCCGGCGAGTGGCTCACTTGCgcatgtcatagagctccttgaGGCAGGACACACTCTGCGTGGTGGTGGAGCGGCACTGCTCGGCCAGGTCTCGGCTCAGGCGGTCTTCGCGCCGAGGCGCCCGCAGCTCCTCCGCCTGCCGCTGCAGCTCCTCCACCTGAGCCTGCAGGCTCTCGATGGTCTCCGTCAGCCTGGGCAGGGCGAGACAGGAGGCTTACCCTCTGGACAGCTGCCCCCGCCGCCCCGTCCCCGAGCCCGAGCCCCGGCAGAGCCTCACCCCTGGATCCGGTGCTGCGAGCTGCGGTTCTCCACCACCAGCCTCTGATTGGTCAGCTCCAGCTCGCGCGCGCTCACGTCCAGCTGCTCGTAGAGCTTGGCGTGCTGCTCGTTCATCTGGCGGAGGAGGTCCACCTGCTTGGACAGGTGCTggcggagagagggagggggaggcgGGTCAACCACGGGTCAACCACACAGCGCCACAGGTTGATACCGGCACAGAACGCGCAGGGGGAGACGGCAGTCCTGGCTCCACCTGCAGCGCCCCCCAGTATGCAAGTGTGAGTGTGGACGGGCACTGGTGTCCCTGTGCCATGTGTCAGGACAGGCTCCACCGGCGAGCCGTGAACAGGAGAGCAGTTATCGAAGCTGGGGGGGGATGAATGGCACGTTaagacaccctggacagaaccagcagcagcaggagacaTGCTGATCTTTCAGTGGGTCAGGGATGAGCCTCGGCTCAAGAAAACTTCTTCGAACAGCGAAACGCCCGCCCCCCCCCACGAGGAAACTCCCTCTCGGGCGCGAGGAGGCGTTCCTCCAGCTCCCGGGCCTCCCCGGTGTCACCGCAAGCCCGCGGGACGATGGGACAGGGACCTCGGGGTCACCCTGAGCACGGGAGGGAGTGGAGGGGGGGGGCTGCACCCCACTTCCCACATCAATTCCCTGCAGCTGCTAGTGTGAGGAACCCCGATTCTGTCCCACGGGATGGGGTTTTAGCGACGGATCCATGACCGTGATCCATGCCCCATGTGCAGAGCGCTCTCGTCTCCCCAGCCTGCTGCAGCAGCGCAGCGCAATAGGAGCT
This sequence is a window from Lepisosteus oculatus isolate fLepOcu1 chromosome 19, fLepOcu1.hap2, whole genome shotgun sequence. Protein-coding genes within it:
- the LOC102690287 gene encoding cerebellar degeneration-related protein 2, coding for MLTDMMVEEEFEIKEEEPWYDHRDLEHDLHLAAELGKTLLDRNRELEEGLQQMYSTNQEQLQEIEHLSKQVDLLRQMNEQHAKLYEQLDVSARELELTNQRLVVENRSSQHRIQGLTETIESLQAQVEELQRQAEELRAPRREDRLSRDLAEQCRSTTTQSVSCLKELYDMRKYFVYDHVFAERIVSGCSERSAAEEENGGLRRAVAALRAQLGAERGRRRAAEQEAALIARENGELEQRLGELEACRGRVRELEADVDELRQAGRADAAFLSRVERLLPEAAFFPEPLAEEEEEEERAEGPAPERRPLKRCSSAEEIRRGHERTCARRSEAVKQRGISLLNEVDAQYSALQVKYEELLRRCQLGEDGLSHKAVQTARRPSRGALPLPSPGADEPLASPDGQQPEYKALFQEIFSCIQKTKEDLSENRAGQAL